In one window of Paucidesulfovibrio gracilis DSM 16080 DNA:
- a CDS encoding MarR family winged helix-turn-helix transcriptional regulator, giving the protein MSTPQYPPQLENECIQWGLRQGSNLLGLTLYEVSREWRYALDQRLKPLGLSNSRWMALKTVQFLGSPVSQREIAEAMGVESPTLARALDQLEKGGWVRREVSDQDRRVKFVELQPKAIRLLEEITRVCFTLEKELLNGFPPSELEQCHEVLLKMRTKLYSINGKEA; this is encoded by the coding sequence ATGAGTACGCCCCAATACCCCCCTCAATTGGAGAACGAGTGCATCCAATGGGGGTTGCGGCAAGGCTCCAACCTGCTCGGATTGACCTTGTACGAAGTGTCCCGCGAATGGCGCTACGCCCTGGACCAGCGGCTCAAGCCGCTGGGTCTGAGCAACAGCCGCTGGATGGCCTTGAAAACCGTCCAGTTCCTGGGGTCGCCGGTTTCCCAGCGGGAAATCGCCGAGGCCATGGGGGTGGAAAGTCCCACCCTGGCGCGCGCCCTGGACCAATTGGAAAAAGGCGGCTGGGTGCGGCGCGAAGTTTCGGACCAGGACAGACGCGTCAAGTTCGTGGAGCTGCAACCCAAGGCCATTCGGCTTCTGGAGGAGATCACCAGGGTCTGTTTCACCTTGGAAAAAGAACTCCTCAACGGCTTTCCGCCCAGTGAACTGGAGCAGTGTCATGAGGTGCTGCTCAAAATGCGCACCAAACTCTACAGCATCAACGGTAAGGAAGCCTGA
- a CDS encoding GGDEF domain-containing protein, with amino-acid sequence MSVKRNDLLRGVPPLTGRDLVEFEHALKDALRLHVPFESYSLFFPESMNQGQGEPKASYRSSSRELLLPLVLEDHLLGWFVARGVRLKAPRSAPAYLAALARGELEKFALYKSSITDRLTGLFNRDHFLDVLEREIELVDAALMAGDAVALDAAGRGSGFSGGLGVISLDLDRFMLINERYGYGVGDAISQAAGNALLRICPQHAVAARLIHDRFAVFLPDARPRACFQLAELIRSGISRLTHTDPVTGDAISVTASVGHVCYPQGMTGPQLGRSTPERARILLRKATKAVSTAKQHGRNRVFGFADILAKGGKILDVLPMGRLSVTLGRDVDARVGQRFLILPSGGGHRAADAKGHRQGVEAAGNVTHKGEAVLIEVQNDMAYADVLHATDPSLPISAGDRLVKVSEEGAPFEHDGTGRVDADRDRVTGLYAHRDFLARWPVLRRGPETFSLVLFRVLSGADGFARGYESAMRSRVAGLTELVESRLPEGAVGGEFGLGGVVWFLPGVDRDRAQAFMRDVVMDADRRGLELAAGSGVYPYMSFTRADMLDNARKALDHALLLEHPRAAVFDSVSLNISADRLFMQGDLFGAVEEFKLSLLADEANVLARNSLGICYAQLGRPEQARTQFAEALRHAPDDIMAVYNLGWISQRMADTDRAAEYFSRCLELDPSHIYSMLRLGALAEQRGDKDVAEKWYLRASALPGGEPLTMRHLARLAVEREDKERARECLHLALNANHNDHYAMFLLARLYLDSGEDPQIAEVLARQCSALAPEKSEYWDLFIRTLNEQGKTEEARMADARKLRG; translated from the coding sequence ATGAGTGTGAAGCGTAATGATTTGCTGCGGGGGGTTCCCCCGCTTACCGGCAGGGATCTCGTGGAATTTGAACATGCGCTCAAGGATGCGTTGCGTCTTCATGTGCCGTTCGAGTCCTACAGCCTCTTTTTCCCGGAGTCCATGAATCAGGGGCAGGGGGAACCCAAGGCGTCCTATCGTTCCTCCAGCCGGGAGTTGCTGTTGCCCCTGGTGCTGGAGGATCATCTCTTGGGCTGGTTCGTGGCCCGGGGAGTGCGGCTCAAGGCGCCGCGCAGTGCTCCGGCCTATCTGGCAGCGTTGGCGCGGGGCGAGCTGGAAAAATTTGCGCTTTATAAAAGCAGCATTACGGATCGGCTTACCGGCCTGTTCAACCGCGATCATTTTTTGGACGTCCTGGAGCGGGAGATCGAGTTGGTGGATGCCGCGCTCATGGCCGGGGACGCGGTGGCCTTGGACGCGGCCGGGCGGGGAAGCGGTTTTTCCGGCGGTCTGGGCGTTATTTCTTTGGATCTGGATCGATTCATGCTCATCAATGAGCGGTACGGCTACGGCGTGGGGGATGCCATTTCCCAGGCGGCGGGCAATGCCCTGCTGCGTATTTGCCCACAGCACGCCGTGGCTGCGCGGCTGATTCATGACCGTTTTGCCGTGTTTTTGCCGGATGCCCGTCCCCGGGCCTGTTTTCAACTCGCCGAACTGATCCGGTCGGGCATTTCCCGTCTGACACATACGGACCCCGTCACCGGCGACGCCATTTCCGTGACGGCCAGCGTGGGACACGTCTGCTATCCCCAGGGAATGACCGGCCCGCAATTGGGACGCTCCACGCCGGAACGCGCCCGCATCCTGCTGCGCAAGGCCACCAAGGCCGTGTCCACGGCCAAACAGCATGGCCGCAACCGGGTCTTTGGATTTGCGGACATATTGGCCAAGGGGGGTAAAATTCTGGATGTTTTACCCATGGGGCGGCTCAGCGTGACGCTTGGCCGGGACGTGGATGCCCGGGTGGGCCAGCGGTTTTTGATTTTACCTTCAGGCGGGGGACACCGGGCAGCGGACGCAAAAGGCCATCGGCAGGGAGTGGAAGCGGCCGGGAATGTGACGCACAAGGGCGAAGCCGTGCTCATTGAGGTGCAGAACGACATGGCCTATGCCGATGTGCTGCACGCTACGGATCCGTCCCTGCCGATTTCGGCGGGTGATCGTCTTGTCAAGGTTTCCGAGGAGGGCGCTCCCTTTGAACACGACGGCACGGGGCGGGTTGATGCGGATCGGGACCGGGTCACCGGGTTGTATGCGCATCGTGATTTCTTGGCGCGCTGGCCTGTGCTGCGCCGGGGACCGGAGACATTCTCCCTGGTGCTCTTCCGGGTGCTTTCCGGGGCGGACGGCTTTGCTCGCGGCTATGAAAGCGCCATGCGTTCCAGAGTGGCGGGACTGACCGAGCTGGTGGAGTCCCGCCTGCCCGAAGGCGCTGTGGGCGGTGAATTCGGTCTGGGCGGTGTGGTCTGGTTTTTGCCGGGCGTGGACAGAGACCGGGCGCAGGCCTTCATGCGGGACGTGGTCATGGATGCGGATCGGCGCGGTCTGGAACTGGCGGCCGGAAGCGGCGTGTATCCTTATATGTCCTTCACACGGGCCGACATGCTCGACAATGCGCGCAAGGCATTGGACCATGCCTTGCTTTTGGAGCATCCCCGCGCCGCGGTGTTTGATTCGGTTTCTTTGAACATTTCTGCGGATCGGCTGTTCATGCAGGGGGATCTGTTCGGGGCGGTGGAGGAGTTCAAGCTTTCCTTGCTGGCGGACGAGGCCAATGTCCTGGCCCGCAACTCCCTGGGGATTTGCTATGCCCAGCTCGGCAGACCGGAGCAGGCTCGAACCCAGTTTGCCGAGGCGTTGCGCCACGCACCCGACGATATCATGGCCGTATACAACCTGGGCTGGATCAGCCAGCGCATGGCAGATACGGACCGGGCCGCTGAATATTTTTCCCGTTGTCTTGAATTGGATCCGTCCCACATCTACAGCATGCTGCGCCTTGGAGCCTTGGCGGAGCAGCGTGGGGATAAGGACGTTGCGGAAAAATGGTATTTACGCGCTTCAGCGCTGCCCGGAGGGGAGCCGTTGACCATGCGGCATCTGGCGCGACTGGCCGTGGAGCGGGAGGACAAGGAGCGGGCCAGGGAGTGCCTGCATTTGGCGCTCAACGCCAACCACAACGACCATTACGCCATGTTCCTTCTGGCCCGGCTTTATCTGGACTCCGGCGAAGATCCGCAGATCGCGGAAGTGCTGGCCCGCCAATGCTCGGCTTTGGCTCCGGAAAAGAGCGAATATTGGGATTTGTTCATCCGTACGTTGAACGAACAGGGCAAAACCGAAGAAGCCCGCATGGCCGATGCCCGGAAGTTGCGGGGATAG
- the metK gene encoding methionine adenosyltransferase, protein MFFSPKGKYIFTSESVTEGHPDKVADQISDAVLDALIGQDPASRVACETLVTTGMAFIAGEITTSAYADLPEIVRDTIKSIGYNSSDTMGFDWQTCAVISSIDKQSPDIAQGVDRQKPEEMGAGDQGMMFGFATRETEPLMPTSIYMAHKLSRRLTYVRKEGILDFLRPDGKTQVAVQYEDGKPVRIDNVVVSSQHDEHIAHADLVEAIKKEVIFHSLPQDLLDDDLKVYVNPTGRFVIGGPVGDCGLTGRKIIQDTYGGAGAHGGGAFSGKDPSKVDRSGAYMARYVAKNVVAAGLARECEVQIAYAIGVAEPVSVVVTSHGTGECSDETLTKAVREVFDLRPYFIQERLNLRRPIFRKTTNYGHFGRELPEFTWEQTDAADDLKTACKL, encoded by the coding sequence ATGTTTTTTTCGCCCAAAGGGAAATACATTTTCACCTCGGAATCCGTAACCGAAGGACACCCGGACAAGGTGGCCGACCAGATTTCCGATGCGGTGCTCGACGCCCTCATCGGCCAGGATCCCGCCTCCCGCGTTGCCTGCGAAACGCTCGTCACAACGGGCATGGCCTTCATCGCCGGTGAAATCACCACCTCGGCCTACGCCGATCTGCCCGAGATCGTGCGGGACACCATCAAAAGCATCGGCTACAATTCCTCCGACACCATGGGCTTTGACTGGCAGACCTGCGCCGTCATCTCCTCCATTGACAAACAGTCCCCGGACATCGCCCAGGGCGTAGACCGCCAGAAGCCCGAAGAAATGGGCGCGGGCGACCAGGGCATGATGTTCGGCTTCGCCACCCGCGAGACCGAACCCTTGATGCCCACTTCCATCTACATGGCCCACAAGCTGTCCCGCCGCCTGACCTACGTTCGCAAGGAAGGAATACTCGACTTCCTGCGGCCCGACGGCAAGACCCAGGTGGCCGTGCAGTATGAAGACGGCAAGCCCGTGCGCATCGACAACGTGGTGGTCTCCTCCCAGCATGATGAACACATCGCCCATGCCGACCTCGTGGAAGCCATCAAAAAGGAAGTGATCTTCCACAGCCTGCCCCAGGATCTGCTGGACGACGACCTCAAGGTCTACGTGAACCCCACCGGCCGGTTCGTCATCGGCGGTCCCGTGGGTGACTGCGGCCTGACCGGACGCAAAATCATCCAGGACACCTATGGTGGAGCCGGCGCCCACGGCGGTGGCGCATTCTCCGGCAAGGATCCGTCCAAGGTGGACCGTTCCGGTGCCTACATGGCCCGCTACGTTGCCAAAAACGTGGTCGCCGCAGGCCTGGCCCGCGAGTGCGAAGTCCAAATCGCCTACGCCATCGGCGTGGCCGAGCCTGTTTCCGTGGTGGTCACCTCCCACGGCACCGGCGAGTGCAGCGACGAAACCCTGACCAAGGCCGTGCGCGAAGTCTTTGACCTGCGCCCGTACTTCATCCAGGAGCGCTTGAACCTGCGCCGCCCCATTTTCCGCAAGACCACCAACTACGGTCACTTCGGCCGGGAACTCCCCGAATTCACCTGGGAACAGACCGATGCCGCAGATGATCTGAAAACCGCCTGCAAGCTGTAG
- a CDS encoding efflux RND transporter periplasmic adaptor subunit yields MTTIHTTIHRLGLLLLVVFALALSGCGNEEQQGQMPPPMVKAMTIKRANQPITFEYMGQTAGAREIDITARTGGILLERKYVEGSYVDENDLLFTIDPEKSDANLAQYVSTLARERATLENARRERNRIVKLYKDGAVSAQERDNAVTAYESALASVQEAEAKVRDARISVDYNEVRAPISGMTSKETMSEGSLVISNSSVLTTITQLDPFYVNFSVPSAVALRNRRWLAEGKMFLENDEYTLGLRLVDGSIYPISGFINFSDKRVDPQTGSIRVRGEFSNPDKLVLPGQYVRIFVKGAVLKDALLIPQRAVLFTQQGPIAYVLDEQNMPTPRPLKLGIEIEDSFVVESGLEAGDRIVSEGVIKVRPGAPVNVAQPQPPEGQAPGDGSAPDGQTPDGEEQ; encoded by the coding sequence GTGACCACGATCCACACCACCATCCATCGTCTGGGCCTGCTGCTGCTTGTCGTTTTTGCCCTGGCCCTGTCCGGCTGCGGCAACGAGGAACAACAAGGACAGATGCCGCCGCCCATGGTCAAAGCCATGACCATTAAGCGCGCGAACCAGCCCATCACGTTCGAATATATGGGGCAGACCGCGGGAGCGCGGGAAATCGACATAACCGCCCGTACCGGCGGCATTCTCCTGGAACGCAAATACGTGGAAGGGTCATATGTGGATGAGAACGACCTGCTCTTCACCATTGACCCGGAAAAATCCGACGCCAATCTCGCCCAATACGTGAGCACCCTGGCTCGGGAACGGGCCACTCTGGAAAACGCCCGACGTGAGCGCAACCGTATCGTCAAACTCTACAAGGACGGAGCTGTAAGCGCCCAGGAACGCGACAACGCGGTCACCGCCTACGAATCCGCCCTGGCCAGCGTACAGGAAGCCGAAGCCAAGGTCCGCGACGCCCGCATCAGCGTGGATTACAATGAGGTGCGTGCGCCCATTTCCGGCATGACCAGCAAGGAAACCATGAGTGAAGGCAGCCTGGTGATTTCCAACAGCAGCGTGCTCACCACCATCACTCAGCTGGATCCGTTCTACGTGAACTTTTCCGTACCCAGCGCCGTGGCCCTGCGTAACCGCCGCTGGCTGGCTGAGGGCAAAATGTTCCTGGAAAACGACGAGTACACGTTGGGACTGCGGCTGGTGGACGGCAGTATCTATCCCATCTCCGGCTTCATCAACTTTTCCGATAAACGCGTGGATCCCCAAACCGGTTCCATCCGTGTACGCGGAGAGTTCTCCAACCCGGACAAGCTCGTTTTGCCTGGGCAGTACGTCCGCATCTTCGTCAAGGGCGCCGTGCTCAAGGACGCCCTGCTCATCCCGCAGCGCGCCGTGCTCTTCACCCAGCAGGGACCAATAGCCTATGTCCTCGACGAACAGAACATGCCCACTCCCCGCCCGCTCAAGCTCGGCATTGAAATTGAGGATTCCTTTGTGGTGGAATCCGGCCTGGAAGCCGGGGACCGCATCGTCAGTGAGGGCGTGATCAAAGTACGGCCCGGCGCTCCGGTGAACGTGGCGCAGCCGCAACCGCCTGAAGGACAGGCTCCCGGCGACGGCTCGGCCCCGGACGGCCAAACCCCTGACGGAGAGGAGCAATAG
- a CDS encoding efflux RND transporter permease subunit, with protein MFSRFFVNRPVFATVISLVICLAGAISLFNLPIAEFPEIVPPQVEVSANYPGASAEVIADTVAAPLEQQINGVDDMLYVNSASSDSGTLSITVTFAVGSDPDQNTINVNNRVQAALNSLPEEVRRLGVTVRKRSSSMLQVVNLMSEGGRYDTTYMSNYALVNIVDELKRLEGVGDATIFGSRDYSMRVWLQPDRLAQLGLTPADVAEAIKEQNAQFAAGSVGSRPTGQVELKYTVTTLGRLTDIDEFGDIILRANPDGTILRLRDVARIELGSKAYRVDSKITGDPSVAMGIYLAPGANALDTAERVHDKMEELSQNFPESIIYSLPYDTTTFVRISVEEVRQTLIEAFLLVSLIIFLFLQDWRATVIPVLAVPVSIIGAFAGMQALGFSINTLTMFGLVLAIGTVVDDAILVIENVERVMREHKLPPKQATIKAMDEVSGALVATVLVLCAVFVPVAFMGGLAGEMYKQFAVTIAVSVVISGVVALTLTPALCALLLREKHGSAIRPLQWFNKFFDRVTNGYTSGVRFMLKRGFLALLLFAALVACTWGLFNKVPGGLVPNEDKGYAMAVTMLPDGASMDRTEAAMDQLDQSLKAQPEVDSFISLTGLDILSGTRKSNSGTTFIKLKPWSERTGEGQDADSFVKRVFGLAYPITDAFVLCFGMPPIQGMSNTGGFEGYIQSRAGGSATELAAVTQKVIAAAGKRPELGRVSTTYSANWPQLRVNLDRERAMAMGVPVDRVFSTMQATFGSYYINDFNMLGRTFQVNMQSEAEYRDNPGDLSNVYVRSDDGDMIPLTALVNVEQTTGPVTVERFNVFPAAKLVGGPAPGYSSGQALQAMQEIADEVLGHEYALAWTGSAYQETTSGDSATFVFLLGLLMVFLILAAQYEQWTLPLAVIMVVPFALFGAIAATWLRGLSNDVYLQIALLTLIGLSAKNSILIVEFAVQLRRQGLSLLESAAQAAHLRFRPIIMTSMAFVLGVVPLAISSGAGAASRHAIGTGVIGGMLAATYIATFFIPTFYRMIMGATEWVRGKRGKEQQA; from the coding sequence ATGTTCTCCCGCTTTTTCGTCAACCGCCCGGTTTTCGCCACGGTCATTTCCCTGGTGATCTGCCTGGCAGGGGCTATCTCCCTGTTCAATCTGCCCATTGCGGAATTCCCGGAGATCGTGCCACCGCAGGTGGAAGTCTCGGCCAACTACCCCGGCGCCAGCGCCGAAGTCATCGCCGACACCGTGGCCGCTCCCCTGGAGCAGCAAATCAACGGTGTGGACGACATGCTCTACGTCAACTCCGCCAGCTCGGACAGCGGCACCCTGAGCATCACCGTGACCTTTGCCGTTGGCTCGGACCCGGACCAGAACACCATCAACGTGAACAACCGCGTGCAGGCGGCCCTAAACAGTCTGCCCGAGGAGGTGCGCCGCCTCGGCGTCACCGTTCGCAAGCGCTCTTCCAGCATGCTCCAGGTGGTCAACCTCATGTCCGAAGGCGGACGCTACGACACCACCTACATGAGCAACTACGCCCTGGTGAACATCGTGGACGAACTCAAACGTCTCGAAGGCGTGGGCGACGCCACGATTTTCGGATCCAGGGACTACTCCATGCGCGTCTGGCTGCAACCGGACAGACTGGCACAGCTGGGCCTGACTCCAGCGGATGTGGCCGAAGCCATCAAGGAACAAAACGCCCAGTTCGCGGCCGGTTCCGTTGGTTCACGTCCTACCGGCCAAGTGGAGCTGAAATATACGGTCACCACCCTGGGCCGACTTACGGACATCGACGAATTCGGCGACATCATCCTGCGCGCTAATCCGGACGGCACCATTTTGCGTCTGCGGGACGTGGCCCGCATTGAGCTGGGTTCCAAGGCCTATCGAGTGGACTCCAAAATCACGGGTGATCCGTCCGTGGCCATGGGCATTTACCTCGCGCCCGGCGCCAACGCCCTGGACACGGCGGAACGGGTCCATGACAAAATGGAAGAGCTTTCGCAGAACTTCCCGGAAAGCATCATCTATTCCCTGCCATACGACACCACAACCTTTGTGCGCATTTCCGTGGAAGAAGTGCGGCAAACCTTGATCGAAGCTTTCCTGCTCGTCTCGCTGATCATCTTCCTCTTTCTGCAGGACTGGCGCGCCACGGTCATCCCGGTTCTGGCGGTTCCGGTCTCCATCATCGGCGCGTTCGCCGGCATGCAGGCCTTGGGCTTTTCCATCAACACCCTGACCATGTTCGGCCTGGTGCTGGCCATCGGCACCGTGGTGGACGACGCCATTCTGGTCATCGAGAACGTGGAGCGCGTCATGCGGGAGCACAAACTCCCGCCCAAGCAGGCGACCATCAAGGCCATGGACGAAGTGTCCGGTGCTCTGGTGGCCACAGTGCTGGTGCTCTGCGCCGTGTTCGTCCCTGTTGCTTTCATGGGCGGCCTAGCCGGTGAAATGTATAAACAATTTGCCGTGACCATCGCCGTGTCCGTGGTCATCTCCGGCGTCGTGGCCCTGACCCTGACCCCGGCCCTGTGCGCGCTGCTGCTGCGCGAAAAGCACGGCAGCGCGATCCGGCCGCTGCAATGGTTCAACAAGTTCTTTGACCGCGTTACCAACGGGTACACCTCGGGCGTACGCTTCATGCTCAAACGCGGCTTTTTGGCGCTGCTGCTCTTTGCCGCGCTCGTTGCCTGCACCTGGGGGCTGTTCAACAAGGTGCCGGGCGGCCTCGTGCCCAATGAAGACAAGGGCTATGCTATGGCCGTGACCATGTTGCCGGACGGTGCGTCCATGGACCGCACCGAAGCCGCCATGGACCAACTGGACCAAAGCCTGAAGGCCCAGCCCGAGGTGGATTCCTTCATCTCCCTCACCGGCCTGGACATACTCTCCGGCACCCGAAAGTCCAACTCCGGCACCACCTTCATCAAACTCAAGCCCTGGAGCGAACGCACAGGAGAAGGGCAAGACGCGGACAGCTTCGTGAAACGCGTTTTCGGTCTGGCCTATCCCATCACGGACGCCTTTGTGCTCTGCTTTGGCATGCCTCCCATTCAGGGCATGAGCAACACCGGCGGCTTTGAAGGCTACATCCAGAGCCGGGCGGGCGGAAGCGCCACGGAATTGGCGGCAGTGACGCAAAAGGTCATCGCCGCCGCAGGAAAACGCCCTGAACTGGGCCGCGTGTCCACCACCTACTCCGCCAACTGGCCACAACTGCGCGTGAACCTGGACCGGGAACGGGCCATGGCCATGGGGGTTCCCGTGGACCGTGTGTTCTCCACCATGCAGGCCACCTTCGGATCGTACTACATCAACGACTTCAACATGCTGGGGCGCACGTTCCAGGTGAACATGCAATCCGAGGCCGAGTACCGCGACAATCCCGGTGATCTCTCCAATGTATACGTCCGCTCTGACGACGGCGACATGATCCCGCTCACGGCGTTGGTGAATGTGGAGCAGACCACCGGACCGGTAACCGTGGAACGCTTCAACGTGTTCCCCGCGGCCAAGCTGGTGGGCGGTCCTGCTCCAGGCTACAGCTCGGGACAGGCGCTCCAGGCCATGCAGGAAATCGCCGACGAAGTGCTCGGCCATGAATACGCCCTGGCCTGGACAGGCTCCGCCTACCAGGAAACCACCTCGGGCGACAGCGCGACCTTTGTATTCCTGCTCGGCCTGCTCATGGTCTTCCTGATCCTGGCGGCCCAGTATGAACAGTGGACCCTGCCACTGGCGGTCATCATGGTGGTTCCGTTCGCCCTGTTCGGTGCCATTGCCGCCACCTGGCTGCGCGGTCTGTCCAATGACGTCTATTTACAGATTGCGCTGCTGACGCTCATCGGACTGTCCGCCAAGAACTCCATTCTCATTGTGGAATTTGCTGTGCAGTTACGCCGGCAGGGGCTTTCTCTGCTCGAATCCGCAGCCCAGGCCGCCCATTTGCGCTTCCGGCCCATCATCATGACATCCATGGCCTTTGTGCTCGGCGTTGTCCCGCTGGCCATCAGCTCCGGCGCAGGTGCGGCCTCGCGCCACGCTATCGGAACAGGCGTTATCGGCGGCATGCTCGCCGCAACCTACATCGCCACGTTCTTCATTCCCACGTTCTACCGCATGATCATGGGAGCCACGGAATGGGTGCGCGGCAAGCGAGGCAAGGAGCAACAGGCATGA
- the panD gene encoding aspartate 1-decarboxylase, protein MPGRCFLNAKVHGATITRANPDYHGSLSVDTRLLEAAGILPYEQVDVYNLGNGERLTTYAIPGGPGEICLNGAAALRGEAGQKVIVAAYAWLDQDEIKNHAAHVVLVDEDNNIEQVLEQRPCG, encoded by the coding sequence ATGCCCGGCAGGTGCTTCCTGAACGCCAAGGTGCATGGCGCGACCATCACCAGGGCCAACCCCGACTACCACGGCAGCCTGTCCGTGGATACCAGACTGCTTGAGGCCGCGGGCATACTGCCCTATGAACAGGTGGACGTATACAACCTGGGCAACGGCGAACGCCTGACCACCTACGCCATTCCCGGCGGTCCGGGTGAGATCTGCCTCAACGGGGCCGCCGCCTTGCGCGGCGAAGCGGGACAAAAAGTTATTGTAGCGGCCTATGCCTGGCTGGACCAGGATGAAATCAAAAACCACGCGGCCCATGTGGTGCTCGTGGACGAAGACAACAACATCGAACAGGTATTGGAACAGCGTCCCTGCGGCTGA
- the panC gene encoding pantoate--beta-alanine ligase: MITITDPNELQTTCRHWRDQGLRTALVPTMGYFHAGHLSLMDRASPQADKLVVSLFVNPTQFGPNEDLDSYPRDHDRDAALAEAHGVDALFMPEPGSMYAPDHATWIEVPELARGLCGATRPTHFRGVCTVVCKLLHLVQPELAVFGQKDWQQLAIIRRMVRDLNMPVQIQAGPIVREEDGLALSSRNVRLSPEERAQAPAIRQGLLTVQTALHDGERSAPRLLQTLHEYYDAALPLGEADYLSIVDPDDLHPLETVEQRALLAVAIRMKNARLIDNLLLEV, from the coding sequence ATGATTACCATCACCGACCCCAACGAATTGCAGACCACCTGCCGCCACTGGCGCGACCAGGGGCTGCGGACGGCCCTGGTTCCCACCATGGGCTATTTTCACGCAGGCCACCTCTCGCTCATGGACCGGGCCAGCCCCCAGGCCGACAAGCTGGTGGTTTCCCTGTTCGTGAACCCGACCCAATTCGGACCCAACGAAGATCTGGACAGCTACCCACGGGATCATGATCGTGATGCCGCCCTGGCCGAAGCACACGGCGTGGACGCCCTGTTCATGCCCGAGCCGGGCAGCATGTACGCCCCGGATCACGCCACATGGATCGAAGTGCCGGAACTGGCACGCGGCTTATGCGGCGCGACCCGCCCCACACACTTTCGCGGGGTCTGCACCGTGGTCTGCAAGCTGCTCCACCTGGTGCAGCCGGAGCTGGCGGTGTTCGGCCAAAAGGACTGGCAGCAACTGGCCATCATCCGGCGCATGGTGCGTGACCTGAACATGCCCGTACAGATCCAAGCCGGACCCATCGTCCGCGAAGAGGACGGGCTTGCCCTCAGCTCCCGCAACGTGCGGCTCTCCCCCGAGGAACGCGCCCAGGCGCCCGCCATCCGCCAGGGGCTTCTGACCGTGCAAACCGCGCTGCACGACGGAGAACGCTCCGCTCCCCGCCTGCTGCAAACATTGCACGAATATTACGACGCCGCACTCCCCCTGGGAGAGGCCGACTACCTGAGCATTGTGGATCCGGACGATCTGCACCCGCTGGAAACAGTGGAACAACGCGCCCTGCTGGCCGTTGCCATACGGATGAAAAACGCCCGGTTGATAGACAATCTTCTTCTGGAGGTGTAA